ATGCCACTAGCATCCCCATagttgtgacaattaaaaatCTCTCCATATGTTGTCGAGTGTCCTCTGGGAGGCAAATTGCCCCTGATTATGAGCCATTCATGTAGAGAATCGAGGGCATAAATATTGGTGCAAATAGTTCTCATTTGGGATTTGACAGGAGGACTCGCAGggccaggaggcagggccagtgGGAACTCAGCTTGGGATGGTGAACCCAGAAGGCAGTCTGGTGGGTTCTTGGGCTATGTCCAGAGGGCTGAACATATAAGTGACTATACTGAGGCTAATGGGAGCCAGATTTCTCACTGcgggagctgggaagagagaaaaattcaataaatccTATAGTGATgaggctggctccgtggctgactggttaaaGTTTCCTGCACTCAGCTTGGCCAGCAGCAGAAGTTCcgggccaggggtgggggttgggggggtgggacATGTAGCAGGGTGGTGAGAGCTGCCtgatcctggtgtggacctagtccacgcatcagccatgctgtggaggcagcccatatacaaaatagaggaagatgggcacagatgttagctcagggcgaatcttcctcacccaaaacaaATTCTATGGTGTTGCATTAAGATTGCAGGTATTAGTGATGCTGTTTGATAACTTGGTAAAGGTTGTGTCACTGGTAAAGATTGTTGGTGGTAGTGACTTTATAAAAGCAGTTCTTATAATGGTATATTTTCCTGCTTGCAATTAGCAAGCAACTGGTAGAGTGATATAATGTGATACTACGGGAATATCCTGTTTCCCAACAACCTAGTAGCTATTGCTTTTAACATTCCTTTATAGTCACTGCCTCAATCAATTATTTCACTGGGAGTTAAAAAATGATGATTTCCTAGTtctgtaatttttctgtatttcttaacTGGCATTGGTCTGTAAAGAAGAGATTTCCCCCTTGAACCTGTGATGAACTTcagaccatttttaaaaagacagggTAAATGCTaaattctttccctttaattATTGATTTTCCCCTCCAATTATGGCAAATTCCCTTAAAAACTTCGATCTATTTTTTATAGTATTACTAGTGcatcacagattttaaaatatttaatatttcataatcACTTACAGTTAtgattctttttgatgctcaaattgttccaaattTGGCCAGTTGCAGATATCTTTCAAGAGGCcacctttgttcctttttaaaaatctcttcttatTCACAAacctttaatttgaaaattttcaagcctaaagaaaagttgaaagaataatacaTTAAACACCATATGTGGATATGTGATGCATTTGAAAGTCATCTGCAGTTGAGATATGTCCTCACTGGACTTTGcacatttccttgttttctggaCACACATATGTCCTAGACTcatcttgtctttttcctccccagacctggaatcagcctTTTCTCTAaggaataatatttccttttagtagagaatggtatttagaaaccaaaatctgggtgCTTGGAGCGCTCAGTGATACTGGATTTCATTGATTACAGGTTGGGgtttattttttgggttttttttttttagtttaccCTAACTTTTAAAACAGCTTACTAATTTATGTGTTAATTTACTTCTACCTTAAGTGTTCCTTCTCCAATCCTTTGCTCAACTCAGCTGATGAAGTGACTCTAGTGGATCATGATAACTAGATACTTTGCTCAAGGGCATTCTTTCCCATTTCCATTCTTTGGGTCTATTTGGaaactcctcccctcccccatagtGATAACGTCTATTACTGGATTCCCACAGGGAATGGGTTGAGTTTATGACCCAGGATGACCAGAACACTCCACTCTCCCACCCAGAATGGTTGGTTCAGATTTGGGCATATGATCCAAGAAGGGATGATCACAGCCTTGCCTGGAGTTAATAAATAAACACTGGTACAGAGAAGTTCTATGTGCCCTGTGATTGCTAGTCTGGGAGGATGTGAGTTTGGAGCTACTGGTGGCCATCTTTCCTGCCACATAGAGAGACATAGTCTGTGGAATGAAGCTGAACAGAAGCAAACAGAGTAGAGAGACAGAAATACAGGTCCTGATGTCATTATTTGGGTCCCTGAGTCTACCCCTGCCTGAAATACACAGGCTTTGCAAGAACTTTGGAGTTTGCAATTATGtcaacaataaattttatttctcattaagCTGATACAAGTTGGTTTTCCATCCCTTGCAAACAATGTCTTTACTAATGCAGTgacattctcctcctcctccctagATCTTTGATAATTAACTTTGGAGGGGGGGATTGGCCTATTTTTGGAGATAGAATGGACAGGACTTGATGTCTGATAACATGTGTCTGATGGAGACGTGAGGTCTTATTATAGCCCTGAGGTTCTTATCTTGAGTTACTGGGAGCAGGTGAATGATATTTATTAAGATACCCCAGTCAGCATGAGGTATACAACATTTATAAATAATCCAAAGTGGAAGATTAGTTAGAGGAACACTCTGGTTTCcaggggacttttttttttagggataCAACTCCCACTTTTGACTCAGGTGTATAGTTTTAATGAGTAACTACTTAATATTATCAACTCAGGAAAGTGAACTTTACAATGCATAAAATCAAAAGCTTTATGGGACCTTAAGGCCAGATCTTGCCTTCAGAACAACTATAGAGTGATACCTATGGGACTCAGgaattctctgtttctctttgatTTCCACGTTCTACCACTTTATAAGTAGACTCAGCAATGATTCCTATTTCTACCTCATTTACCTCcaaatttaaatatagaataaaagacTTGTCAACTGGCCCCTTATAAAAATGACTATTGACGTATGAAGATAAACATGTGACACTATTTCCAAGTGATATTTATCCAGAACACAGATGACTAAACAGAGAGCACTGGATGTAAATATCAACATCTTTAGTGTCCACCTAATGAACATGGTCCTAGCCCAGTGCATTGATGAAGTCAGTGATCATGAAGTGTTTAACACAAATTACCTTATCTATTGTGTACAACTCTACAAGGTGAATATTATTTTTCCACTCTAATGATGGTGAAATTTTGTGATTCTGTGAAGATCGGTagctttctcaaggtcacataactGGTGATGGTGGATCTGGGAATCGAGTACAGATCTGTGTGAATCCAAAGGTTATTCTCTTAATCCCTCTACAGCGTCATGCATGTTTCCCAACAAAGACACCATCCCGGTTTGGGTGGGGGACAAAATATAGGATTGTGAGTTTTCTCTAGCAAAAAGGTTGTTGCTGATGATTACGCCCAATATTGCATCATTTCCAATGTTGCCAAGTCCTGAAGCAGCAATTACGTAACTCCGATGACAGGTCTTTGTTATCAATGTTGAATTCAACAGAGCccaaggaagagaagggacaattactttttgcttttctctaatgAGGCTCTCAGGGAATATGGCCCTAGTGGCCATGGAGACTGCTGTGATGAGCTAGCCCTGTGATTACCGCAAACATCCTTCCTGCACTGAGGGCTGATTCTGCGTGCTCCAGCCCCTTGTTGATGCAGACTTACCCTGAAGGCCCCACTGATGAGTCTGTCTCCCTCAGACCTCAATAAGCTCTGGCCAGGTCTAGAAAAGTGAAGCAAGCCTGGGACTTCTGGTGACCAAGGAGACTGTCATTCTTCCTGGGTAAGAGTCAGGTCAGGAATAACTGTTTGTTAAGGTGTAAAGCCTTATGGGGGCACTCCTCACTACACCCTTCTTTTAAATGGAGCCACAGAAACTGTTCCGAGATCATCAGCAGTTCCTCGTAATCGTCCAGCCCTGACCAGTATATATGTCTTGTCTGTTTATGAGACATACCTCTGggtcatttcattttaatcttacaGATTAGACTAGGGGGCTCAGTGGACATAGCTCATTTTGCTaataaagaaatggaggcacaAAACACATAGGCAACAAAGTTCTAATGCCTCACCTATATCATATGGCCTTTCTCCCTGTAATCTTCTTAATTGCCGCATCTTAACTGTCATTTTCCAGGCTTTTGAATTTTTCCTGCTGTGTCCGCCTCTGGGCCCAGGCTCTCAGGCCATGAGAGGGGCAAACCAGTCAAGTTTCTCCGAgttcctcctcctggggctctccaggcagccccagcagcagcagctcctcttcATGCTCTTCCTGAGCATGTACCTGGCCACAGTCCTGGGAAACCTGCTCATCCTCCTGGCCATCAGCATGGACTCCCGCCTGCATactcccatgtacttcttccttagCAACCTGTCCTTTGTGGACGTCTGCTTCTCCTCTACCACTGTCCCCAAGATGCTGGCCAACCACATACTTGGGAGTGAGACCATCTCCTTCTCTGGGTGTCTCACAcagatgtattttgttttcatgttcgTGGATATGGACAATTTCCTCCTGgctgtgatggcctatgaccgctttGTTGCTGTGTGCCATCCCTTACACTACTTAACAAAGATGACCCCCCAGCTCTGTGCTCTGCTGGTTTCTGGGTCATGGGTCATTGCCAATTTGAATGTTCTGTTGCATACCCTGCTGATGGCTCGACTCTCATTCTGTGCAGACAATGACATCCCCCACTTCTTCTGTGATGTGACACCTCTCCTCAAACTCTCTTGCTCTGATACATATCTCAATGAGGTGATGATTCTCACTGAGGGTGCCCTGATCATGATCACCCCGTTTGTTTGTGTCCTGGCTTCGTATGTCCATATCACCCGTGCTGTCCTGAGAGTCCCATCCACAAAGGGAAGGTggaaagccttctccacctgtggttCCCACTTGGCTGTGGTTTCCCTCTTCTATGGCACCATCATTGCTGTGTATTTCAACCCTTTGTCCTCGCACTCATCTGAGAAGGACACTGCAGCTACTGTGATGTACACAGTGGTGACCCCCATGCTGAACCCtttcatctacagcctgaggaacagggACTTGAAAGGGGCCCTGCAAAAAATGATTAGCAGGAAAACATACTCTTACTGATCAAAGCACCATGGACCTACCATTCCCAGGCATATAAGTCTTTGCCAACTCACTGAAATGTAGCAATCTGCTTGTCAAAGTGTCTGCAAAGAACTTAGAATAAATATATACTCTCAATAGACATTTGTCGATGAGCTCCGACTTCAGTATAGCCCTGTTCCTTTCATACGTGATTACGTTGGTTTCTAATAACTGCATTTCAAACTACTGTGCAGGTAGTTTTCCTTTCTAAGTGATCATTTTGAAAAGCTACATGGAACAATTATTTTTGCACTTACTTCTTGGAAATGCTCTCAGAATCTATGGCAGTTGTTTCCAATCTTGGATGCATGAGAGTATCACTTGGTTAGCTTTATAGTCTATGCACTGATACTGGACCAAACCttaaccaattaaatcagaatttctgaggtGGGACCTGGGCATTggtatttttcccctttaagtTCCTCAGCGAGTTCTATCATAACTTTCTGAGTTGACAATCATGCCACTTTGGATATCTTTATGATTGCTCGTCCTGAAGAGTGAGCCTAGAAACCCTCAGAGGAAATCTGAGGTCTAATGCAGGTAATAACAATAGAGGTGAAAAACAGTCACTGGAAGGTCTCTGTGGGCTCGAGTGCTCTTGTACTCAGAGGACTGGTCCTTTGGTCATATTCACGTTCCTGGGCCTCATATATACTCCAAGAATGCTTCATAATTTTTTGTgcctgtcttagtccattcaggctgctataatgagaataccatagactgggtggctcaaacaacatttatttctcatagttctggaggctggaagcccaagatcaaggcgctggcagattcagtgtctggcgAGGGCCTGTTCCCTAGATCAtaaatggccatcttctcactgtgtcctcacatggcggaagggatgaaggagctctctggggtctcatttatgagggcgctaatcccattcatgagggctctccctcatgacctaatcacctcccaaaggtcccacctccaaatcccaccacattggggattaggtttcgacatatgaattttgagggggtaGAGTGGGGGACAAAAGCATTCAATCTATATGAATATCTCATCCTCCAATTTGACTGCCTTCCCTTATGGCGGTGTGTTTAGCACAAGATGTACCTTTGATTTTGGAGAAACAGATCAACATTTGCTATTCTGTCTGTCCAGGATGCCTGGTCTTTTTCCCTGAGGAGCATACTTTCTCTGAACCTTCAAGATCCAAGTCAATGTCTTCTctatgaagcctttcctgattccTCCAGACTGAGACTCTCATTCCTTCTCCTGGGTTCCCATAGAAAACTCCTCTTCCAGTTACCATATATGTGATACTGTGTAGTCCGCTTATTGCTGCTTCCTCTCCCTGTCCTTCTTCACCCACAAGGTCCTCTACAGACTGTGAGATGCTTGGGACTCATACACACTGTTCACATTGGATGCCCTGTACACAGCTTGGCTCCGGAAACAAAACACACATGCAACCCACTAATATCGAATAGGTGAATGAAAAGCATGTCTTCCTGGAGAACCCAATCTGAGatacatttaataataaaaacaacagcatGACAACAACGAAAAAGAACAGATACACTATGCTGCCTAAACAAAGGTTAAGTACCAGGCAGAGGTCCATTGGCCACATTACTAACTATTCATTGAAAACAACACTTAGCATTTTGGAAACATAATTTGGAAACATAATTTTGCAAAATACAATGTTGCCACCCATTTTGCTTGATTTCTCTGTGCACTTGGCATTGTTTACcgttagtttcttttttatttctaacacaTTAACATATTTCTGTTGACTATAAACCTAGGAGCTGAATTGCCAGATCATAAGAGTGAATCTTTAGCTTGTTTTTTAgcagcaggtttttttttttaaagaacctgagctaacaaccgttgccaatcttttctccatctccttctccCCGAAGTCCCCCAGTTCTttgctgtatattctagttgtgagtgcctc
This region of Equus quagga isolate Etosha38 chromosome 7, UCLA_HA_Equagga_1.0, whole genome shotgun sequence genomic DNA includes:
- the LOC124242725 gene encoding olfactory receptor 1F1; the encoded protein is MRGANQSSFSEFLLLGLSRQPQQQQLLFMLFLSMYLATVLGNLLILLAISMDSRLHTPMYFFLSNLSFVDVCFSSTTVPKMLANHILGSETISFSGCLTQMYFVFMFVDMDNFLLAVMAYDRFVAVCHPLHYLTKMTPQLCALLVSGSWVIANLNVLLHTLLMARLSFCADNDIPHFFCDVTPLLKLSCSDTYLNEVMILTEGALIMITPFVCVLASYVHITRAVLRVPSTKGRWKAFSTCGSHLAVVSLFYGTIIAVYFNPLSSHSSEKDTAATVMYTVVTPMLNPFIYSLRNRDLKGALQKMISRKTYSY